In the genome of Candoia aspera isolate rCanAsp1 chromosome 1, rCanAsp1.hap2, whole genome shotgun sequence, one region contains:
- the LOC134489793 gene encoding olfactory receptor 5G9-like isoform X1, with product MAKAWNYTTVYEFIFVGFSDLSNLQIPLFAFFLVVYIITVTGNVGMILLIRMCSQLHTPMYFFLSNLSFVDLCYSSVVTPKILLDMVVKKRSISLTGCALQMWFFCLFLATECFLLAVMAYDRYKAISNPLLYTVIMSRRVCTQLAIIPYLVGMLNATTHTTLSFQLTFCHGNIINHFFCDIPAVISLSCSDTRLNQGVLFGLSCTFGIVSTSIIMVSYTYIVLAILRIRSNEGRRKAFSTCSTHLTTVSIFYGTLFFIYVRPSSSSAAGEDKIISMFYTVVIPMLNPLIYSLRNQEVKEAVRRLTMGKKFPTK from the exons atggcaaaagcatgG AATTATACCACGGTGTACGAATTCATTTTTGTGGGATTCAGTGACTTGTCAAACCTACAGATCCCGCTCTTTGCATTTTTCCTAGTGGTATATATTATCACAGTAACTGGAAATGTTGGAATGATCCTATTAATCAGGATGTGCTCACAGCTTCAtacccccatgtacttcttctTAAGCAATTTGTCTTTTGTAGATCTATGCTACTCCTCTGTTGTCACACCCAAAATCCTACTAGACATGGTTGTAAAGAAAAGAAGTATTTCATTGACTGGATGTGCCCTACAGATGtggtttttctgtctctttttagCCACTGAGTGTTTTCTCTTGGCTGTTATGGCATATGACCgatataaggccatttccaatcCACTTCTGTATACAGTCATTATGTCACGGAGAGTGTGCACTCAGTTGGCAATCATTCCCTACCTTGTTGGAATGTTGAATGCTACCACACATACAACTTTATCTTTTCAGCTGACCTTCTGTCATGGCAACATAATtaaccatttcttctgtgacaTTCCTGCAGTCATATCCCTATCCTGTTCAGATACTCGACTCAACCAGGGAGTGCTTTTTGGTCTATCCTGCACCTTTGGTATTGTAAGCACTTCTATTATCATGGTCTCCTATACCTACATTGTCCTAGCCATCCTGAGAATCCGTTCCAATGAGGGCAGACGCAAAGCTTTCTCAACCTGCTcaacccatctcacaacagtctCTATCTTTTATGGAACCCTCTTCTTCATCTATGTGCGACCCAGCTCCAGCTCAGCAGCAGGTGAGGACAAAATCATCTCTATGTTCTACACTGTGGTCATCCCCATGCTGAACCCTTTGATCTATAGCTTGAGGAACCAGGAGGTAAAAGAGGCAGTGAGGAGACTGACTATGGGTAAAAAGTTCCccacaaaataa
- the LOC134489793 gene encoding olfactory receptor 5G9-like isoform X2: MENYTTVYEFIFVGFSDLSNLQIPLFAFFLVVYIITVTGNVGMILLIRMCSQLHTPMYFFLSNLSFVDLCYSSVVTPKILLDMVVKKRSISLTGCALQMWFFCLFLATECFLLAVMAYDRYKAISNPLLYTVIMSRRVCTQLAIIPYLVGMLNATTHTTLSFQLTFCHGNIINHFFCDIPAVISLSCSDTRLNQGVLFGLSCTFGIVSTSIIMVSYTYIVLAILRIRSNEGRRKAFSTCSTHLTTVSIFYGTLFFIYVRPSSSSAAGEDKIISMFYTVVIPMLNPLIYSLRNQEVKEAVRRLTMGKKFPTK, from the coding sequence ATGGAGAATTATACCACGGTGTACGAATTCATTTTTGTGGGATTCAGTGACTTGTCAAACCTACAGATCCCGCTCTTTGCATTTTTCCTAGTGGTATATATTATCACAGTAACTGGAAATGTTGGAATGATCCTATTAATCAGGATGTGCTCACAGCTTCAtacccccatgtacttcttctTAAGCAATTTGTCTTTTGTAGATCTATGCTACTCCTCTGTTGTCACACCCAAAATCCTACTAGACATGGTTGTAAAGAAAAGAAGTATTTCATTGACTGGATGTGCCCTACAGATGtggtttttctgtctctttttagCCACTGAGTGTTTTCTCTTGGCTGTTATGGCATATGACCgatataaggccatttccaatcCACTTCTGTATACAGTCATTATGTCACGGAGAGTGTGCACTCAGTTGGCAATCATTCCCTACCTTGTTGGAATGTTGAATGCTACCACACATACAACTTTATCTTTTCAGCTGACCTTCTGTCATGGCAACATAATtaaccatttcttctgtgacaTTCCTGCAGTCATATCCCTATCCTGTTCAGATACTCGACTCAACCAGGGAGTGCTTTTTGGTCTATCCTGCACCTTTGGTATTGTAAGCACTTCTATTATCATGGTCTCCTATACCTACATTGTCCTAGCCATCCTGAGAATCCGTTCCAATGAGGGCAGACGCAAAGCTTTCTCAACCTGCTcaacccatctcacaacagtctCTATCTTTTATGGAACCCTCTTCTTCATCTATGTGCGACCCAGCTCCAGCTCAGCAGCAGGTGAGGACAAAATCATCTCTATGTTCTACACTGTGGTCATCCCCATGCTGAACCCTTTGATCTATAGCTTGAGGAACCAGGAGGTAAAAGAGGCAGTGAGGAGACTGACTATGGGTAAAAAGTTCCccacaaaataa